The Pediococcus inopinatus region GTCAAAGTAAATAAAATCACCAACCTAGCAGATGATTTAAAGTTGCAGTTGGCGGCAAAAGATATTCGCATTGAAGCACCAATTCCGGGAAAAAGCTCCGTCGGAATTGAAGTGCCTAATTTCAAATCCCGCCCAGTTATGTTGTCTGAAGTTTTAAATGCGCCGGTTTTTGCACAAAGTGAGTCACCTTTGACAATTGCATTAGGAGTGGATTTATTTGGGAAACCACGAGTTTACGATTTGAGAAAAATGCCCCATGGCTTGATTGCAGGGGCGACTGGTTCTGGTAAAAGTGTTTTTATTAACAGTTTACTGATTTCAATCCTTTATAAAGCCACGCCGCGACAAGTTCGATTACTTTTGATTGATCCAAAAACAGTTGAGTTGGCGCCGTATAACGATCTTCCTCATTTATTAGCACCAGTCATTTCAGATCCAAAATCAGCTTCTGCTGCCTTAAAATGGGTCACTAATGAAATGGATGAGCGTTATGAGAAATTGGCCGCCGCAGGAGTTCGAAATATTGAACAATACAATACAAAAGCTGAAACAACGGGTCATGCCGCAGATTATTTGCCATACATAGTCGTGATCATTGATGAATTAGCTGATTTAATGATGGTAGCTTCTTCAGAAGTTCAAGACTATATCGTGCGGATTACACAAAAAGCACGTGCGGCTGGCATTCATTTGATTATTGCAACGCAACGGCCGAGTGTGGATGTGGTTACAGGATTAATTAAGAATAATATTCCTACCCGGGTAGCATTTATGGTTTCTAGCCAAATTGATTCTCGAACAATTCTGGACCATAGTGGGGCAGAACGGTTGCTTGGACGAGGAGATATGTTATTTCTTGGTAATGGCGATAGCACTCCAATTCGTTTGCAGGGATCTTATGTCGATGGCGAAATTGACCAGATTACGGACTTTATTCGTGCAGAATCGACACCGCATTATGAATTTGATCCAGAGTCTTTAAAAAAACAGGTTCAAGAAACAGATGAGCAAGATGACCTGCTGCCAGATGTTTTGGAGTATCTAGCTGAGGAAGACACAATTTCAACTTCGAAACTTCAGCGGGTCTTTTCGATTGGGTATAACCATGCTGCAACGATTATTGATCAATTGGAGGCTCAAGGAGATATTTCCGAAGCAAAAGGTTCCAAACCGCGTGAGGTGTATTTTACTCAAGCAGATTTGAAAAAGATTCATGATAGTCAAGCCTGACTTACAACATACTTAGATTTTGAGTGTGGTAAACTATTAACAAAACTGATAAAGAGGAAGAGGAAAATTGGATAACGCGACGACTTATTATTTTATAGGGATTAAAGGTTCTGGAATGAGTTCTTTAGCATTGATTTTACATGATGAGGGTTACCATGTGAAAGGTTCCGATATTGCAAAATATACGTTTACCCAACGAGGATTAGAGCAAGCAGGAATTGAAGTGCTCCCATTTGACGAGGCTAACATTACGGAGGGGTTAACAGTAATTGCTGGAAATGCATTTACAGATGACCATCCTGAGATAAAAAAGGCACGAGCAATGGGCTTGCCTGTGACTCGTTATCATGAATTCTTAGGAAAAATGTTGCCTGGTTACACCAGTATTGGGGTGGCCGGTGCACATGGGAAAACCAGTACGACAGGACTTCTTTCCCATGTTCTAAGTGGTGTAGCACCCACGAGTTATTTGGTTGGTGATGGAAGTGGGAAAGGGACACCTAACGCCCGCTTCTTCGTGTTTGAAGCTGACGAATATCGGCGTCATTTTATGGCTTATCATCCAGATTACATGATTATGACAAATATTGATTTTGATCATCCTGATTATTACACAGGAATCGAAGACGTTTACCAAGCTTTTCAGGACGTTTCTCAGCAGGTAAAAAAAGGAATTTTTGCCTGGGGTGATGATGAAAACTTACGTCGTTTGCATGCAGATGTTCCTGTTTACTACTATGGAACGAGCAAGAATGATGATTTTCAAGCTCGCGATATTAAACGAACAACTGAAGGATCAGAATTTGATGTTTATCACGAAGATGAATTTTTAGGCCATTTTCAAATTCATCTCTTCGGGGAACACAATGTCCTCAATAGTTTAGCGGTAATCGCCGTTGCTTATTTTGAAAAAGTTAACTTGGAAGAAATTAAAGATGAGTTATTGGATTTCCAAGGAGTTAAGCGCCGTTTTTCAGAGAAGAAAGTTGCTGATATGACAATCATCGACGATTATGCTCACCATCCTTCCGAAATTAAAGCTACTTTAGATGCTGCCCGTCAGAAATATCCAGAAAAAGAAATTATTGCAGTTTTCCAACCACATACATTTAGTCGGACAATCGCACTTTTAGATGATTTCGCTAAAAGTCTCAATTTAGCAGACAAGGTCTACTTGACAGAAATCTTTAGTTCGGTACGTGAAAAGAGTGGTAAAATTTCATCTGCAGATTTAGCAGCTAAGATTAATAAAGGCGGCGAAATCCTCCAGGCTGATAATATGTCACCACTTTTGGATTATCATAATGCGGTTGTGGTCTTTATGGGTGCTGGTGATGTCCAGCGTTATGAAAAAGCTTATGAGGAATTACTTAGCAATTTAAGCTTAAAGAATAATTAAGAATAAGAGTGTAATGGTGCGCTTACAAGGTAAACCCACCATGAAAAATAAATAACTGACTAATTTTGACCTTTTCACTTGATTCATTTTCTTAATCTGATAGAATGTATTCAAATTAAAAGAAAGAGGGAATTAGGTATGCAAGAACCACGAAACCTGGTTAATACTGAAGTAGGTCTCAGTAGTTTTATGACGAGAATGTACGGATTTATGGGATATGCAGTGGCTTTGTCTGCCGTTGTTGCTTATCTTAGCGGTGTGACATTTAGCGCTCAGATTATGCCAATTCTTAATGATCATCCTTTCATATTTTTATTCGTCTTAATTGGATTGATGATTTTTAGTTCCGCTGCAACTGGGAAAGCAATGCAAAGTGCGGGGATGAGTTTCACGATTTTAACACTCTTTTCCCTATTCTTCGGATTAGAGTTTTCGTTTATTTTCTTAACGTTTAGCTTACCTACGATTACTTCCGCATTTGTTTCGGCGTCGATCACATTTATATCGATGTCCTTAATTGGGGCTACAACCCATAAAGATATGAGCAAAGTTGGCAATCAGCTTTTTGCTGCATTGATTGCCCTACTGGTAGTTATGTTCATTAATATCTTTCTAAGAAGTGCTGTAATTAGCTACTTATTCTCATTTGTCGGGGTTGTTATCTTTGCAGGATTATCAATGACTGATACGAATAAAATGAAACAGTTGTATTTACAATATGGCGATCAAGTTTCGATGACAGGATTGGCCATTCAGGGATCCTTGACCTTATATTTGGATTTCTTGAATTTGTTCCAGTTTTTATTACAAATTTTCGGCGGCTTTGGTGGCAGTCGAGACTAATCGAATTTATAAAAAAACGACTAATTAACTCGAAAGAGGAAATTAGCCGTTTTTATTTTGAATGAATTTCCAAAAGCTTTCAAAAAAATTGAGGAACCATTAGTATAATAAGACAAGCTAGTTTGTTAGAATAGAGGTATGACTACTAAGGAGAAAAATATGACCCGAAAAAAATTACTTTTAATCGATGGAAATAGTGTGGCGTTCAGAGCCTTTTTTGCGCTCCATAACGCGCTAAGTAAATTTACAAATCAAGATGGGTTACATACAAATGCAATATATGGATTTAACAAAATGCTTGATCACATTTTGGAGATTGTTAAGCCCACAGATGCGTTGGTGGCATTTGATGCTGGGAAAACAACTTTTCGAACCGAAATGTTTGATAACTATAAAGGTGGACGTTCCAAAACTCCACCCGAACTTTCCGAACAAATGCCTTATTTGCGTGAGTTGCTAAAGGCTTATGGCATTAAATCTTATGAACTAGCTAATTATGAAGCGGATGACATTATCGGAACCCTCTCAAAAGAAGCGGAAACGGCTGGGTATGAAGTTACGATTGTAACCGGAGATCGGGACTTAACCCAATTATCTAGTGAAAAAACAACTGTTTCTGTAACTGTGAAGGGAGTTAGTGAAGTTGAGCACTATACGCCGGAGCATGTGCAAGAAAAGCTTGGGTTAACACCAGCGCAAATTATTGATATGAAAGGATTGGCTGGTGATACATCAGACAATTATCCCGGAGTTACCAAAGTTGGCGAAAAAACGGCCATTAAATTATTACAACAGTACGATTCTGTTGAAGGTGTTTACGAACACATCGATGAATTAAAAGCTTCCAAAATGAAGGAACATTTAATCGAAGACCGTGATAATGCCTTTTTAAGCAAGAAACTGGCTACAATTAATCGTGAAGCACCAATTGCGATTTCGTTGGCGGATTTGGCATATTCAGGTAAAAACCCCGCAACTTTAGTGGATTTTTACGAACGGATGAATTTTCAATCTTTTTTGAAACAAATTCGTTCAACTGAAGGTTTTGAAGCCCCACAGACTATGAAAAAAATC contains the following coding sequences:
- the murC gene encoding UDP-N-acetylmuramate--L-alanine ligase, which produces MDNATTYYFIGIKGSGMSSLALILHDEGYHVKGSDIAKYTFTQRGLEQAGIEVLPFDEANITEGLTVIAGNAFTDDHPEIKKARAMGLPVTRYHEFLGKMLPGYTSIGVAGAHGKTSTTGLLSHVLSGVAPTSYLVGDGSGKGTPNARFFVFEADEYRRHFMAYHPDYMIMTNIDFDHPDYYTGIEDVYQAFQDVSQQVKKGIFAWGDDENLRRLHADVPVYYYGTSKNDDFQARDIKRTTEGSEFDVYHEDEFLGHFQIHLFGEHNVLNSLAVIAVAYFEKVNLEEIKDELLDFQGVKRRFSEKKVADMTIIDDYAHHPSEIKATLDAARQKYPEKEIIAVFQPHTFSRTIALLDDFAKSLNLADKVYLTEIFSSVREKSGKISSADLAAKINKGGEILQADNMSPLLDYHNAVVVFMGAGDVQRYEKAYEELLSNLSLKNN
- a CDS encoding DNA translocase FtsK, translating into MKHYDGPAFYRKDEEPLKQTKQSVRKSHRKPLITKRHSENVPFLKPKSEQSVTNSSNFTTTASEQFSQRSSRPLTSSETESKNSDLLKNATAPASISVSESNQPPVILEEKNNQLLADKNPLPAEPVKQANSEEVVRPLVTSNPQPKIEVASDPGFSTEAHFAARQIEQKPVTADGGSSLEEKSPDPVGYQFPPVGLLKPPVKLDADSQSEWLQTQVKSLDEALSAFGVNAKVANWTVGPTVTQFQVELGRGVKVNKITNLADDLKLQLAAKDIRIEAPIPGKSSVGIEVPNFKSRPVMLSEVLNAPVFAQSESPLTIALGVDLFGKPRVYDLRKMPHGLIAGATGSGKSVFINSLLISILYKATPRQVRLLLIDPKTVELAPYNDLPHLLAPVISDPKSASAALKWVTNEMDERYEKLAAAGVRNIEQYNTKAETTGHAADYLPYIVVIIDELADLMMVASSEVQDYIVRITQKARAAGIHLIIATQRPSVDVVTGLIKNNIPTRVAFMVSSQIDSRTILDHSGAERLLGRGDMLFLGNGDSTPIRLQGSYVDGEIDQITDFIRAESTPHYEFDPESLKKQVQETDEQDDLLPDVLEYLAEEDTISTSKLQRVFSIGYNHAATIIDQLEAQGDISEAKGSKPREVYFTQADLKKIHDSQA
- a CDS encoding Bax inhibitor-1/YccA family protein, translating into MQEPRNLVNTEVGLSSFMTRMYGFMGYAVALSAVVAYLSGVTFSAQIMPILNDHPFIFLFVLIGLMIFSSAATGKAMQSAGMSFTILTLFSLFFGLEFSFIFLTFSLPTITSAFVSASITFISMSLIGATTHKDMSKVGNQLFAALIALLVVMFINIFLRSAVISYLFSFVGVVIFAGLSMTDTNKMKQLYLQYGDQVSMTGLAIQGSLTLYLDFLNLFQFLLQIFGGFGGSRD